ATTCTCTCCATTCCTATTCATCTTCTCCCTGACCCACTTCACCAGCCCTCTTTGTTCCATCTCCCCTGTATTTCTAGACTCCTGACCACCCGTTGTCATCGGGCTCTTTCCCGTGACCATTTCCAGCACCACCACTCCATAGCTATAAACATCAACTTTGGATGTGATCGGAAGGTTGGAAATCCACTCTGGTGCCATGTAACCTCTTGTCCCCCTCACTCTGgaaaagcttgaattttttcCACCATCCCATCTGTTTACTAGCTTGGAGAGGCCGAAATCTGCAACCTTGGATTGGAAATTAGAGTCCAAGAGAATGTTTTGAGGCTTCACATCGCAATGGAGAACCCACTCCAAACACTCTTCGTGCAGATAAGCTAGGCCCCTTGCAGAGCCAATTGCAATATCAAACCTCATCTCCCAATCAAGGGTGCCAGAAATAAGATTCTCTCCTAACGATCCACACTCCATATACTCGTAAACCAATAGCCTATGATTTCCTTCAACGCAGTATCCCCAAATCTCTATCAAGTTCATGTGGTTAACTCTTCCAATGATGCTTACTTCCGCTAAGAATTCTGCTTCCCCTTGATTAGCCTCGTTGAGTCTCTTGATTGCTGCAACTCTACGATCAGATAAAACTCCTTTGTACACAATCCCACTGCCTCCTCTTCCGATTTCTTCCCTAAAATTTCTCGTTGCTTTCTTCAACTCGGCATAAGTGAATTTCCTAAACCCACTCACAACTTGAACGTAACTTTGTGTGTTTTCACTTGATCTTTGTTGGGTTTTGTACAACAATAACCATACGAAACAAATACAAATGATTTCAAAGCCGCCAAATGCAGAGGCGAACCAAACCATAAACTGCAACATCCTGTTTTGTTTGGGTTTCTTGTAACCTCTATCAAGTAGCAAGTTTTGTGTGGTCGAGGGGCAATGCAACCCGATTTCTTGTTTTCGATTTGCATAAAAAGTGACGGAGGCTTTGGGCAGCCTTAGATAAAAAGGATCCACAAATGAAGGGGATCTGTATCCGTTAAGCAACAGTGACTTTCGATAACAATTGTAATAACCTTTGTCGCTGTCATATCGGAAATTGAAGCCATAGCATCTGCAGCTTTTTAAGCATTCTTCCTCACACTTTTCATAGGTGCAATTTCCATAGAATTTGATATCATAGCCGTAGAATTCAACGTGAGGAAGTTTGATGAAACTGGATTCGGCAGCGTTGCAAGAGAGGTTGAACGCCGGTTCACACCCGAGAGACCAATCTGTAAGGTTTTTTGCCTCGTACCTGATGGAGAGTTGGCCAACAATAGCATAAAAAGTCTGTAAGAGATTATTGCAACAGAAGTTTTTCATGGGAATCAAGGACTCAATGAGCATTAATGGAACTCATGTATCAAGATGGAAGTACTACTAAGATGGAACTTCAAGAATCAAGTTATTTTCTGCTTATATGAGTGTGCACGCAAGAAAGTGGGATTGGCGGATCGTGTAGTGCAATAGTGTGGGTACCACGTGGAAATTTTTTCattgccgggtgggtaccacgtggtacccgctcggcgcatccgagtTGTTTATTGCGTTTtgggacggctcaaatttggtgagagaaaaaggagagagaaaatgttggggtgagtggagagagagggtttcaatccgagccgttcaaaagtgtattgaacggCCTGGATGTGCCGAACggataccacgtgggatatacccaaccagcaccaaaaaatttctcggGGCTAGGAAACTGTGCCGTTTGTGGTTCATGTAGCAAAAAACCCAAGGCAAGCAAACCAAGGGAAAATGACGAGGCTGAGAAATATGTATTGCTCCgaacaaaaattttgaaatcctcaGAAAATAGTATATCTATACACGAGAAGGAAAgaggattaaaaaaattcaactagtttgaaaatcttatttttctaatcattttatcctaaagagtcacgattaatttttgtcttcaagactctcataattaagtatttgctccTTATTTCGGATCTTACagagcagaaacttgattatgaaagccttagagacaaaaattaattatgacttttatgataaaatgattagaaaaataagatctccgcaccggttcaaacgaactgaaaattggagcacttaagggAACTATGAGAGTGGTGTGGAAACTTTGTGCGGGGAGTAGTCCGTTATGTTGTATGATAGATAAACCTTTTTTTGGTATTTCGTTGAGTTCATACTCAATAGTGGGTGAGCAAGAGCAATGACTGTAAAAGcgtttttaacaaaaattcataaactactaaaatttgctAAAACGAGAATTGAGAGCGCGATCACATATCCTAATTGGGAGTGAGCACATGTGCCCACATCACATACATTAAACTGCTCCTTGTGTGAGGAGTTATGATTTGAAGTTGTGTTTCTTGActctttaattaattttctttttctggtaaatattttttgattaagTTAATCTTGTAGTTATACAACTTATGTCGCCTTTTTAAAAGCACATGACTATAAACATCATTATGTCACCTTTAGGTTGTGTTCTTAAActcaaaagtttgaaatttattataatattatttatttttcataactttttgtttagcttttcgtcgtaatttttagagttaatcgttcgtctcgacaagaataatcgaaaaagtataaaaatatatacggaccgatgttgaaaaaaatataaataaaacagctgtttgatatttttttcgtcttcagtgaacttttgttttgctttctgTGGTAATTTATATACTTTTTAaactcctctcgtcgagacggatgattaatctaaaaaatataacgcacatctaacaaaaattcaaataaaaccaacaaaacacacaaaacaaagaagaaaaataagggTTAGTTCTAGaacattttcttaaaaaataagtacatatttcATATTtacaaactcaaatataatgtaaataaaaaatatttttcttatttttttcatagTATAAAAGACCTTATcgagattttattatttttatgcttaaaattaccttcttaaaataTAAGAACTTGCTTCCCGTTTTgaaaagtttacaagaatagAGTAATTTCGGAACTATGGGAATCTTACCCGGGTAaacaagagcatctccaaccagcATTCTTCACCGGATGATCATAATTACACATCGCATTGGGCCCACAAACTCCATGGATCTTGCACGGCTGACTTATGGCTTGCCAAGAAACTCTCCATATCCTTCTCTCCTCATCCAAACTATACAATCTCACGTTCCCATCCACATCCATTTTCAATATTCTCCAAGGCCCAATGCCGTAATCCGAAGCTTTAAACTTAAATTGGTCACTTGATCGGAAATACCCAGATGAACTGAACGCCGCATGTGGACTGTTATTATAGGTGCTCCGACCCGCCTGCCAGCTGTTCAACCACGGATCGGGCCAGTATATGCTGGAAGCCTCCGCGTTGTCAAATAGTAAACGCAGGACGTTATCGTAGTTGAAAAACAGGGAGTAAAACCCGGATGAGAAATTGTTACGGCTTCGAGAGGAAACGAGTTTTGAATGTCGGGTCATCGGTTGGTTTGGAAGAAGGGTATCCGTTGGTGAATCAAAGCTTTCccaaattgaaacatttttttgatTTCGAAGAACGAGGTTACCGGTATTTAGAAGCTGTAATTGAAGTGGGGATGCGGACCAGACTGTGAATTGGGCTGTGTCGGAAAGGATGAGGTTGccggggaggagagagagtttcgAGCGTCTTCCGACAGGTTGGTCGCGATTGGCCATCCAAACGACCGTGAAATTGTTGTCGGATGTGGGTTTAGTGAACCATATGGAAAAGCAATAGGCATTTTTGCCGACGGAGTGGAAGCCGGCGGAGAAGATTCCGTTTTTTGAAATTAGAAAGTTGGAaacagagagagatgaggatGCGGGTAACGTATCTTGTGgtgatgagattgaaaacaAAGGTGGTAGAGATGATAGGAGGAGtagggagatgaggaggattaGAATTGGGGTATCCATTAACTGTTAAGTGTAATTTATCATTTGTAGGATTTAAAGGGGTGTAGTATGTTGGTTTGTACTCCACTAGTTTATAGTGGGATTGAGGGGTTTGTGAATATATAGAGATTAGGAGTGTACACAGGGCGGGGCGGTTTTGACCCGAATCCGACCATGTCGAATAAGAATATTTAGGCCCGCAACTGAACCGCACAAGTGGGTAGCGTCGCGTCAGGTTGCACCAAAAAACTGAATTGGGCTTTATGgattggtcgggtcgggtccgacctgACGGGTAGGGAACGCACCAACTCGAACCCCGAaccgaaatctgatttttaacataaagtAAATCCGCACCCGTCCAAATTACATGTTCGACCCCACCCAAGTTCACGGATCTGCgaattttttgcacacccctaatagAGATCAAGCACTACACATGAGTATAAGAAGTAGAGTGAACATCAACCGAGGATTGGTACAATACATGTAATCAGGTTTATAAATGTAAATAAAAGAATTGAATGGTCCAAATTCACAGTGCGTTCTCTTCCAGAATGCAATTTGTTCATCCTCCTTAAAAGAGGAGGGTGAACgttaccctccttcctattagttgaaatggtgtggatcccaccacaaagtgatgtcatgcttgacaaaaagtgtattgcatggtaagtatgacatcactttgtagtgAAATGTAtgtcatttcaaccaatagaaaagaTGACAACGTTTACCTTTTTGAAGTAGAGGGTGAACGAAACTTAGCTCTTCCAACTTTTTGTCACATATTAGTTTTGTCACTAGGAAAAGCTGGGGTATATGAACTGAAACTTAGGTTCCTGCATAACAAATGGGTAGTAAGTGGTGATAGATAGCTAGATAGAGAGAGCAACAATTGgagaaaaaatcaaatgaaaaccGTAATTTTCTCAAGTTGGCAGTATAAAACTATTCAATTTTGGATGAAGCTTATaacaacatgatttttggcacAGAATGAAGAATTTTGATCATCAAATTAGACTCGTTATGGACCCCAAAATGAGTCACCTGTACCGTGCCGTTCTATAACCTTTTCAAGAGACCCGTTAATTACCTGTGAATCTGGACCATTTATATCATTTCATGGACACTTTCATATACCAGGTTTCATGAAAGAATATCTAATGAGTGATGACCATTTTAATGCCATGTTTGGATCAACACTTAAATATCCCGTCTTTTGAGTAACTTCTTCTAATTACCTTCTACCCTTGTTTGGTTAAACGGTTGCTGCGTGTAATTGTAGAAAATGGAAACAATAATAATACATTTGTTCaaggtttattttgttttacagGAAACATTGACATCTTAGGAAGTACAAGAGCTTTGGTATGAAAAAAGAAATCGAATCGAAACCCGCTAAAAGCCCATAAAGGAAAATAGGAAAATTGGAGGGCAAATTTAGTATAGGAAAATGTCCTTACAAAAGGAAATTCATATAGCAAAAATCTGATCCAAACATGGCGCAATTGGATGGTTTGGTCTCTGGATTGAAGAGGACGTTTTGGAGACGACTTGACTTGAGTCTTGGCTGGTGGGAAGAATTGAAGTCATCTTCGACTTGATCCCTTTCCACATTCCGAAATAAggtcccgtttcagaacaccttcttaaaaaatattaagtacttatttttcatttttaaattcaaaagtaatgtaaatgaaaaataatttttcaattttttttgcactgtataaaagatctcaatgagatctatcaaacaagatccatattgataaaaaaattatttgcgtaagcacatgatttttgaatttgaaattgtaatcttaaaaatgaagtttttatttacgaaaataagtacttcaaaaaataatgacttattttcaagcttaagaATGATggatttacgaaaataattttttaattttttatagggtTTACGAAATAATAGATTTACGAAAACGAAATCCATatagcatatttttttatttcaatgagcttattatttttaaactcaaaaattgcaaataagtacggAAATAGAGTGATATGAGGATGTGGGTAACGTATCATGCGgtgatgagattgaaaacaGAGGTAGAGATGTTAGGAAATAATAttcataaaatttgaaataatattttcatGGGGAtctgaaaaaaatcagcttcaataGATATTGATAACTATTTTTTCTAAATCCGTAGCGGCGAAACTGTTCAAATGCGTAGTTTCGCCCCTATATattcataaataatatttatcgatatctattagagttgattttttacaggacaccataaaatattattttaaaatttatgaatattttttatattttttggggcCATGAATGAACTCCCAAAGAATATAATGGATGATATAATGAAATGAGGTAGTGTATGTAGTACTATagtatctgttttttttttttttttggctaagcgTCAAGCACCACACACATGCAGTTGGGTGAACATCAACCACAAGAAGTTGCCCGGGAAAAGGAATTGGTGGGACCCCCGCGTGGGATTGGTGGATGTCGGTGTGGAGTTAATAAAGTAAGTGAACAACTTTATTGACTTGTGGGCGACTttcaaaacagaaaaggaaaaaaaaaaaaacttatggggAGTGAGTGATGACCATTCTAATACCCTGTTTGGATCAACCCTTGCAgatggaagaaaattcagacagcaaaaatttgattcaaacaaGGTGCAAGGGGACTGCTTGTGTGTCTCTGGATTGAAGAGGACGTTTTGAATTGAAGGCGCCAGGACTAAAAACCATGTTAAGTCCATGTACCTTTGGCAGGTGGGGAAAAAATATTGCACATAAATAGATATTAAATTCCATCCGGCGCGTTCACCAGggaaatcatatttttccgcCCCACCAATCAATGTTAATGAGTACATTTCACTGGCACCACCTGAATTTTAAtacaaaaaattctaaaatcagcttaATGCTCTCCAAAATTACAGTATACTACCTTACATTATAGTAGTAACTCTTTGTAACCAAACCAAAGTTCATGACATCAGCTTACTCGAACTTGTTAATAATTTTTAGAGTAAATTTGGGCCAATAATAATGcaacttcctttttcttttttttatcaatgccactctatttttgttttttagttaGGTGAATTTACTAATTTACCCCTGAATGCAATAAAATTGCACAAAATGTATGGACTATTGTGTAAATTCATACACTACAAgacaaaaaggggagtggcatTGGTCAAAAAAGGAAGTAGCATTATCATTCCCCATTGTAAGCAAGTGAaaagcaaaaattaattttcttttttattttctaattacaCTTAttgaaacaaattcaaaaaatcaagatGTGAAGTTTGAAAAATATCTCTAAGAATCTAAGGCTCCATTCTCTTTAACTTTTTATCATgtcgttttgtgtattttgttcattgtttttgaattttcgttTGATTTGGGTCACATGTTTCAGATTAATTGTCCATCTTGACAAAACaagtctaaaaagtataaaaaaaaaaagcaaaagcaaaaaaaagtttattaaagatgaaaaaataccaaatagCTATCATTTTTTCCCTAGATATCTAGCCCAAACTTATACTCCAACCATTCTCCTAAGAATCAGAAAAtacaattttgtactttttttggggggtttttcgtctttaatgagctttttttcctttttaatatttttttttgcttttggtcataattttgtactttttagacttttctCTTCGAAATGgttaaaaaatccaaaatatatGACGCGAATCAAATCATAGGAATGAAAGAAATTATATATGCTTGAGAAAGTCCAGTAGCTAATTATGTTGTATAACTCCTTAGGTTTGTGTCTCCTCTTCAATGTTGGCATAATATAGCATCTCCATCCGTAGCTTAACTGCAAAAACTCAAGCATCTGCAGAAGCAACGCATTCAGGGAGGACTTGATACAAATGGATGCAGTTCCGGATAGGAATGGCCAAGCACGATTTACTGTGTAATCGGTACAGATTTTTAGTCTTACGGCAAAGAACGTGGTAGATATCAAGCAACTACGTCTATATGCGAAGGAATTCTCAAACCATGATATAGGATAGTAGATGTCCAGAATTATTCACTATCTTGTCTTCCAAGTACGTGAAATCCAATTGACGTTAACACAATCTACCTGATGCTTACGTACGTACGTAGCCAAGAATTGGGAACAATCAGGGGTGGcgggttttttcaaaaaaatgtacCAAATTCTTTTTAcataagatatatatttttttttagtgttgtcGGCACTGAATAATCCATATGTTGccaatttatatttttgagtGCCATGTGAATTTATAAAGTAGTACAAAAGTGTAGATAAATTGTgagaaggaaaatgctaaaTATTTAGAAATTTTACACAAGTTGATGCTCAGTAACTTATTCTTTTTCCCCCTGGTGATTTTGTATTGGTATCACAGATTTAAGGTGCCTTCGGGCTAGGCTAGCTGCGGACGGTCGAAGAGTTTCAAGTGATTTGTCAACTTATGTGCCGAAAGCACATATAGCGAAGTTATATATCTGAgatatgttttatatttttgacatctacaaGCATTTTGTTCTACATCAGTTTTTcaataaataatatattttatagaGGTTGATGATTGGTCATTTTGTCTAGGGGATGAGATTTGCTTTTAGAgtaatgctaattttttttatcagcaaaattaaaatttattaaaacaggGAAAAATGGAAGGAGATCCAACAAAGAGTTGGACAAAACACCACAAGGGCAGAGCCCGGATCACCCAAAGGTCTACAAAGGTCCAAAAAGATTAGCAATAGATACATTTTGTGCAACATTGTATACATCATGCTAATATAACAATACCCGAAGGTAAAAGCCCAAAGGCTACAATGATTTCCTTTGACAATTTTGGGTTAGCGAAGTTTTGATATTTGTACTTGAAAAGCTAAACCTccttattttgattattgaatcCTTTGTGGAATAATAATCGTCTTCTTTGATATACTACTGTTCTccatttttatcaataaatatTTCTTACCATGTTGATCAAAAAAAGTCCGCAcaatatgatttttttacatCAATTCTAAGCATATCTAGACTCACAAAATGAACAACTTAGATCGCCGAGTGAGACTGTGGTAAATTTTATTCCTTATCCCATCAGGGTAACATGAAAGGATTTGGATTCCATATctatctaataaaacacaaataaaacacaatggtgtgggcctccacacaaacacaaacacatccAACGGCTGGGGGTCATTTGATCCAAGGACTATGATGCATCCTCCTATTCCTAATTAAGTGCCCATGATTTTAGTCTAAATTACACAAGTTGTATCTCCCTTTTCACATTTCTTTTACGTtccagattaaaaaaaaaaaaaaaccccctctctctcagACAAATGCCTTTCCCTACGGTTTCTCGGTTTCTCCCCTTCCTACATCCGACGAAAATCCATTGcctcctctcttcttctcctcctctcccCTCCCTCACTCTCTCAATCGTCCCTCTTATTACTCCCACACCGACCCTAGCCACTCCCACCACCAGCGCACCACCacgaggtatctctctctctctctctctctctctctctctctctctctctcaaagataTGTAAATCCATGCAAATCCCCTTGCAAGATAAACATGTAAATCCATGTAAATCACTTCAAGTTAGTCTTCCTTTTACGGAGAAAATTTCTACTGTTTCTTTTCCTCCACAAGTTGTACAATGGAGGGGTTCACCGTTCACCCCTTCCATGCATCATACGTACACCAATTTGCATGTGTAAGAAGTCAGCAACAACAAAACCCTGATTCTGTTGTCCAGACAAATTCACCGATTTCAGAAGCAATTTTTGATACGAAAATCAGTAAAGGCTGTTGGATTGGCCAGATTAGGTAAGGGATTGGGCTAAAAGTACAAGGGACTGCATCTCCGACACTCCCACCACATGCTCTAAGTTTGTGTGTGTACGAAatgtttgatgaaatgcctgTGAGAAatgtttgatgaaatgcctgTGTTCGATTTAGGATTGTGCTGGACGAAATTGTTGTTTTGTTGCTTTGTTGAATAATTAGAAATTATTGCTTTGTTGAAGTTGAATAAAGAGGCGGCATACAGGGACTTCTCATTTCAACTGGGCAATGCATGTGCAACATTCATTGTTTTTTTGCTTTGAATAGAAGAACCGtgtcctttttattttttggctctTGGAAAACCATTTCCAAAGTTGAAGTTACCCATCATTATAACCTTTGGGTGACCTTTTTGTACCCGACTTTTTCATGACCATCTTTCCCAACGTTGGCACTGAGGGTAGAAAATTAGTTTTTAGACTCATTTTTAAGACTCATGGACAAACACTCGATCACGgtagaaaattagttttttcctcATCTTTTGTTGGGGCTCTAAGATTAGAAGCGTTGTGCTCGGAAATAGTGGCTTCTCGGGTTTaacctttcaaaatcacttTGGTTTCGCATTACTGCTATGCAATCG
The sequence above is drawn from the Rhododendron vialii isolate Sample 1 chromosome 6a, ASM3025357v1 genome and encodes:
- the LOC131331268 gene encoding putative receptor protein kinase ZmPK1 gives rise to the protein MDTPILILLISLLLLSSLPPLFSISSPQDTLPASSSLSVSNFLISKNGIFSAGFHSVGKNAYCFSIWFTKPTSDNNFTVVWMANRDQPVGRRSKLSLLPGNLILSDTAQFTVWSASPLQLQLLNTGNLVLRNQKNVSIWESFDSPTDTLLPNQPMTRHSKLVSSRSRNNFSSGFYSLFFNYDNVLRLLFDNAEASSIYWPDPWLNSWQAGRSTYNNSPHAAFSSSGYFRSSDQFKFKASDYGIGPWRILKMDVDGNVRLYSLDEERRIWRVSWQAISQPCKIHGVCGPNAMCNYDHPVKNAGWRCSCLPGYEAKNLTDWSLGCEPAFNLSCNAAESSFIKLPHVEFYGYDIKFYGNCTYEKCEEECLKSCRCYGFNFRYDSDKGYYNCYRKSLLLNGYRSPSFVDPFYLRLPKASVTFYANRKQEIGLHCPSTTQNLLLDRGYKKPKQNRMLQFMVWFASAFGGFEIICICFVWLLLYKTQQRSSENTQSYVQVVSGFRKFTYAELKKATRNFREEIGRGGSGIVYKGVLSDRRVAAIKRLNEANQGEAEFLAEVSIIGRVNHMNLIEIWGYCVEGNHRLLVYEYMECGSLGENLISGTLDWEMRFDIAIGSARGLAYLHEECLEWVLHCDVKPQNILLDSNFQSKVADFGLSKLVNRWDGGKNSSFSRVRGTRGYMAPEWISNLPITSKVDVYSYGVVVLEMVTGKSPMTTGGQESRNTGEMEQRGLVKWVREKMNRNGENELWLQEIIDPVIKGKCDLRKMGILVQVALECVKEDKDARPTMSQVIERLLPH